The following DNA comes from Cedecea neteri.
TACCTCCAGGAAGCTCAGGCTAATCTCGCCCAGCTTCAGCTCAGCGTCAGCCATGGTAAAACGGACCAGGTGGCGTTTATCGCCGAAAAGCTGGTGGCGCAGATTGCCGCGCTGCAGCGGGAATTAGCCACCGCGCATTTACGTAAAAGTGAACCGCAGCAAAAGGTGCAGGAAAATCTGTACGAAAAACTGGCCACCCATCAGGATTACGAACGCAGGCTGCTGGCGATGGTGAGCGATAGAGAAAGTCAGCTTACCCTGCAAGCCACGCTTGCTGGCCAGCAAAAGCTTCAGCGAGAACTGG
Coding sequences within:
- the priC gene encoding primosomal replication protein PriC, which encodes MKTASLLQALETRVAELAAAVEPVALLRASQARFDRKLFHTHSTQLKDYLQEAQANLAQLQLSVSHGKTDQVAFIAEKLVAQIAALQRELATAHLRKSEPQQKVQENLYEKLATHQDYERRLLAMVSDRESQLTLQATLAGQQKLQRELAALEGRLQRCRQALARIEKAIERRERGLS